A genomic region of Streptomyces sp. NBC_00247 contains the following coding sequences:
- a CDS encoding restriction endonuclease has product MPTGIRGRTRTRRRDFSLRRTAVGFALAALLLWAGGLLFRSLWAGVGGHPVLWGALALLGCAGTVLPLRRRHRRRRAARLAAAVTEAAEDLVDTALAEIDEAAATVRQDEPVPVYEPGYEPECEPAPVDFAALDPYAFEEAVAELCRRDGCRDAEVVGGAGDLGADVLATAPDGRRLVVQCKRYGPANKVGSQDLQRFGGTCYAVHGAEVAVVVSTGEFTTPAAEYAAACGIVCVDAEALAGWSEGTLPPPWELPATVAGPGLPEPA; this is encoded by the coding sequence ATGCCGACAGGGATACGCGGACGTACGCGGACACGCCGCAGGGACTTCAGCCTCCGTCGCACGGCCGTGGGATTCGCCCTCGCGGCCCTCCTGCTCTGGGCCGGCGGCCTGCTCTTCCGCAGCCTCTGGGCCGGCGTGGGCGGGCATCCCGTCCTCTGGGGCGCCCTCGCCCTGCTCGGGTGCGCGGGTACGGTCCTGCCGCTGCGCCGGCGCCACCGGCGCAGGCGGGCCGCACGGCTGGCCGCTGCCGTCACCGAGGCCGCTGAGGACCTGGTGGACACCGCGCTGGCGGAGATCGACGAGGCGGCCGCGACGGTGCGGCAGGACGAGCCGGTGCCCGTGTACGAGCCGGGGTACGAACCGGAGTGCGAACCGGCTCCGGTGGACTTCGCGGCCCTCGATCCGTACGCCTTCGAGGAGGCGGTGGCGGAACTCTGCCGACGCGACGGCTGCCGGGACGCGGAGGTGGTGGGCGGTGCCGGGGACCTCGGCGCCGACGTGCTCGCCACCGCCCCGGACGGCCGGCGCCTCGTCGTCCAGTGCAAGCGGTACGGCCCGGCGAACAAGGTCGGCTCGCAGGATCTCCAGCGGTTCGGCGGGACCTGCTACGCCGTCCACGGCGCCGAGGTGGCGGTCGTGGTGAGCACGGGGGAGTTCACCACACCCGCCGCCGAGTACGCGGCGGCCTGCGGAATCGTCTGTGTCGACGCGGAGGCGCTGGCGGGCTGGAGCGAGGGCACGCTGCCGCCGCCGTGGGAACTCCCGGCCACCGTCGCCGGGCCGGGCCTGCCCGAGCCCGCCTGA
- a CDS encoding 3-hydroxyacyl-CoA dehydrogenase family protein has protein sequence MDTPFSTIAVVGLGTMGTGIAEVLARAGREVIGIDTDPEAARRAVASLEASTARAVRRERLTERERDDVLARFRTSSELSAAADAELVVEVVPESYEIKQQVIRELDAVVGPDTILATGTNALSVTRLAAESLRPERVLGLHFFNPAPAMKLVEVVSSVLTAPPAVEAVTALARELGKEPVAVGDRPGFVADGLLFGYLNQAAAMYEANYASREDIDAAMKLGCGLPMGPLALLDLIGIDTARTVLEAMYAASHDRLHAPAPVLGQLSAAGLTGRKAGRGFYSYAAPGSQDVVPDTLTPGADAAGVPGRTVTAVGVAGSGTMASGIAEVFAKAGYAVVLAARTQEKADTAKVRIANSLERSVAKGRLTAGARDETLARITPAGSLDAFAGVDLAVEAVAEDLLVKQQLFATLDKVCKPGAVLATTTSSLPVVSVARATSRPEDVIGMHFFNPAPAMKLVEVVRTVLTADDVHATVREVCAKVRKHPVDCGDRAGFIVNALLFPYLNNAIKMVEEHYATLDEIDAAMKLGGGYPMGPFELLDVVGLDVSLAIEKVLHQEFRDPGLAPAPLLEHLVAAGCLGRKTGRGFREHARR, from the coding sequence ATGGACACCCCTTTCTCCACCATCGCCGTCGTCGGTCTCGGCACCATGGGCACCGGCATCGCCGAGGTCCTGGCCCGCGCGGGCCGCGAGGTCATCGGCATCGACACCGACCCGGAGGCGGCCCGTCGGGCGGTCGCCTCGCTGGAGGCCTCCACCGCCCGCGCCGTGCGCCGGGAACGCCTCACCGAGCGGGAACGCGACGACGTCCTCGCCCGTTTCCGTACCTCCTCCGAGCTGTCGGCGGCCGCCGACGCCGAACTCGTCGTCGAGGTGGTGCCGGAGTCGTACGAGATCAAGCAGCAGGTGATCCGGGAGCTGGACGCGGTGGTGGGGCCGGACACGATCCTGGCGACCGGCACCAACGCCCTGTCCGTGACCCGGCTGGCCGCCGAGTCGCTGCGTCCGGAGCGGGTGCTCGGGCTCCACTTCTTCAATCCGGCACCGGCGATGAAGCTCGTGGAGGTGGTCTCCTCGGTGCTGACCGCCCCGCCGGCGGTGGAGGCCGTCACCGCGCTGGCGCGTGAGCTGGGCAAGGAACCGGTCGCGGTCGGGGACCGTCCGGGATTCGTCGCGGACGGCCTTCTCTTCGGCTACCTCAACCAGGCCGCCGCCATGTACGAGGCGAACTACGCCTCCCGCGAGGACATCGACGCCGCGATGAAGCTCGGCTGCGGCCTCCCGATGGGGCCGCTCGCGCTGCTCGACCTGATCGGCATCGACACCGCCCGCACGGTGCTGGAGGCCATGTACGCCGCCTCGCACGACCGGCTGCACGCGCCCGCACCGGTCCTCGGGCAGCTCAGCGCGGCCGGGCTGACCGGCCGCAAGGCGGGCCGGGGCTTCTACTCGTACGCGGCGCCGGGCAGCCAGGACGTGGTCCCGGACACGCTCACTCCGGGCGCGGACGCGGCCGGCGTCCCGGGGCGCACGGTCACCGCGGTCGGGGTGGCGGGCTCGGGCACCATGGCGTCCGGTATCGCGGAGGTCTTCGCGAAAGCCGGGTACGCGGTGGTGCTCGCGGCCCGGACCCAGGAGAAGGCGGACACCGCCAAGGTGCGGATCGCCAACTCCCTGGAGCGCTCCGTGGCCAAGGGGCGGCTGACCGCCGGGGCGCGGGACGAGACGCTGGCCCGGATCACCCCGGCCGGTTCCCTGGACGCGTTCGCCGGGGTCGATCTCGCCGTGGAGGCGGTCGCCGAGGATTTGCTGGTCAAGCAGCAGCTCTTCGCGACGCTGGACAAGGTCTGCAAGCCGGGCGCGGTGCTCGCCACCACCACCTCCTCGCTGCCGGTGGTGTCGGTCGCGCGGGCGACGTCGCGCCCCGAGGACGTGATCGGGATGCACTTCTTCAACCCGGCGCCCGCGATGAAGCTCGTCGAGGTGGTCCGCACGGTGCTGACCGCCGACGACGTGCACGCCACCGTGCGGGAGGTCTGCGCGAAGGTGCGCAAGCACCCGGTGGACTGCGGCGACCGGGCCGGGTTCATCGTGAACGCGCTGCTCTTCCCGTACCTCAACAACGCGATCAAGATGGTCGAGGAGCACTACGCGACGCTGGACGAGATCGACGCCGCGATGAAGCTCGGCGGCGGCTATCCGATGGGCCCGTTCGAGCTGCTGGACGTGGTCGGGCTGGACGTCTCCCTCGCCATCGAGAAGGTGCTGCACCAGGAGTTCCGCGATCCGGGGCTGGCCCCGGCGCCGCTGCTGGAGCACCTGGTCGCGGCCGGATGCCTGGGCCGCAAGACGGGGCGCGGCTTCCGCGAGCACGCCCGGCGCTGA
- a CDS encoding TetR family transcriptional regulator, which yields MSQPARSPRASAASDAPESTAVTRAAAQRLKMRRELAAAAMELFATQGYEGTTVDEIAGAAGVARRTFFRHFRSKEEAIFPDHDDTLVRAEAVLNAAPSHEHPLDTVCRGIKEVMKMYAAKPAVSVARYKLTREVPALREAEIASVARYERLFTRYLLGHFDERDSHVGNDDPLLAEVAASAVVTAHNHVLRRWLRADGKGDVEDQLDHAFAIVRETFGTGIGAGRIAGTEPAKSVGTPAASVTADGEVLVAVARTDAPLDEVMRTIQQALKER from the coding sequence ATGTCCCAGCCCGCCAGGTCACCCCGTGCCAGCGCCGCCTCCGACGCCCCGGAGAGCACGGCAGTCACCCGCGCCGCAGCTCAACGGCTCAAAATGCGCCGCGAGTTGGCCGCTGCCGCCATGGAGCTCTTCGCGACGCAGGGCTATGAGGGCACCACCGTCGACGAGATCGCGGGCGCCGCGGGCGTGGCCCGGCGGACCTTCTTCCGGCACTTCCGGTCGAAGGAGGAGGCGATCTTCCCGGACCACGACGACACCCTGGTGCGTGCGGAGGCGGTGCTGAACGCGGCTCCCTCCCACGAGCACCCGCTCGACACGGTGTGCCGGGGCATCAAGGAGGTCATGAAGATGTACGCGGCCAAGCCCGCAGTCTCCGTGGCCCGCTACAAGCTCACCCGCGAGGTGCCGGCGCTCCGTGAGGCCGAGATCGCCTCGGTGGCCCGCTACGAGCGGCTGTTCACGCGCTACCTGCTGGGCCACTTCGACGAGCGCGACAGCCATGTGGGCAACGACGACCCGCTGCTGGCCGAGGTCGCCGCGTCGGCGGTGGTGACCGCCCACAACCACGTGCTGCGGCGTTGGCTGCGGGCGGACGGCAAGGGGGACGTGGAGGACCAGCTGGACCACGCGTTCGCCATCGTCCGGGAGACCTTCGGCACCGGGATCGGCGCGGGCCGCATCGCCGGCACCGAGCCGGCGAAGTCCGTGGGTACGCCCGCCGCTTCGGTGACGGCGGACGGTGAGGTGCTGGTCGCGGTGGCGCGGACCGACGCCCCGCTCGACGAGGTCATGCGGACGATCCAGCAGGCCCTGAAGGAGCGCTGA
- a CDS encoding HEAT repeat domain-containing protein, with translation MSVDTLSVMDEEPGPLTASPTNAPTESPAESLMARLRDEAGTAGEAECARLASTTDQEELARALVAPGRPLWSRELAAYRLGCAGDRRAFEALVLLLNHRDPARCACAAHALAELRDPRTPRAAAALATNPLRSAYALHSVRLLTALRAPESAPALIATLEGLLAPEEPHWRVALACVEGLGQLGDGRARSVLESALPRPRLSGAAAEALSLLPAG, from the coding sequence GTGTCCGTGGATACGCTGAGCGTCATGGACGAGGAGCCCGGACCACTCACGGCATCACCCACGAATGCGCCTACGGAATCGCCTGCCGAGTCGCTCATGGCCCGGCTGCGGGACGAGGCCGGCACGGCGGGGGAGGCGGAGTGCGCCCGGCTCGCCTCCACCACCGACCAGGAGGAACTCGCCCGGGCGCTCGTCGCACCCGGCCGCCCCCTCTGGTCCCGGGAACTCGCCGCCTACCGGCTCGGCTGCGCCGGGGACCGCCGGGCCTTCGAGGCTCTCGTGCTGCTGCTCAACCACCGGGACCCCGCGCGCTGCGCCTGCGCCGCCCACGCCCTCGCCGAGCTGCGCGACCCGCGCACGCCCCGCGCGGCGGCAGCGCTCGCCACCAACCCCCTGCGCTCCGCGTACGCCCTCCACTCCGTGCGCCTGCTGACCGCGCTGCGCGCCCCGGAGTCCGCACCCGCTCTGATCGCCACCCTGGAAGGGCTGCTCGCACCCGAGGAGCCGCACTGGCGGGTGGCGCTGGCGTGCGTGGAGGGTCTCGGGCAGCTCGGCGACGGCCGGGCCCGGTCCGTCCTGGAGTCGGCGCTGCCCCGCCCCAGGCTCTCCGGCGCCGCGGCCGAGGCCCTCAGCCTGCTGCCCGCGGGGTGA